The Desulfovibrio aminophilus DSM 12254 genome has a window encoding:
- a CDS encoding RrF2 family transcriptional regulator: MKLSAKSRYAVRLMLDLAMHVGRGPQRTAALSEHTGVTVRFIEQILKPLKKSGLVDSVRGAAGGYILAGKPEDVTLAAILRVVEGDLSLTHCRAAPEICHRSQVCKAHQAWGRVSRALEAELSAISLADLMEPLPLGSQHGCDI, translated from the coding sequence ATGAAACTTTCAGCCAAGTCGCGGTACGCCGTGCGTCTCATGCTCGACCTGGCCATGCACGTGGGCCGGGGGCCGCAGCGCACCGCCGCGCTCTCCGAACACACCGGGGTCACGGTGCGTTTCATCGAGCAGATCCTCAAGCCGCTCAAGAAGTCCGGCCTGGTGGACAGCGTGCGCGGCGCGGCCGGGGGCTACATCCTGGCGGGCAAGCCCGAGGACGTGACCCTGGCGGCCATCCTGCGGGTGGTGGAGGGCGACCTGAGCCTGACCCATTGCCGGGCCGCGCCGGAGATCTGCCACCGCAGTCAGGTCTGCAAGGCGCATCAGGCCTGGGGGCGGGTTTCACGGGCCCTGGAGGCCGAGTTGTCGGCCATCTCCCTGGCCGACCTCATGGAGCCCCTGCCGCTGGGATCGCAGCACGGCTGCGATATTTGA
- a CDS encoding carboxylate-amine ligase, with product MSAPLHLFQGYGVELEYMIVDARTLDVYPAADRLLEAAAGHLTSDVEFGDTAWSNELVLHVIEFKTNGPAPSLEGLSERFAADVARANGLLAPIGGQLMPGGAHPWMDPNRETELWPHEYNAVYAAFNRIFNCQGHGWANLQSMHLNLPFSGDEEFGRLHAAIRLILPILPALSASTPILDGSPTGLADSRMEAYRHNSERIPQVAGLVVPERAFTRREYEKRILKPMFKAIRPHDKEGVLRHEWLNARGAIARFERDAVEIRVLDTQECPAADLAVAALAVAAIRAVAAETWQDWADQKKWEAEPLARILENVIRGGHQAVIDDPAYLHALGLTNRRSCKASEIWLFMAKNALPTDGFDPAWRKPLELLLTKGTLSSRLLARLNGDPRRERLREVYAELCACLAENRPFES from the coding sequence GTGAGCGCGCCGCTGCATCTCTTCCAGGGCTACGGCGTGGAGCTGGAGTACATGATCGTGGACGCCCGGACCCTGGACGTCTACCCGGCCGCGGACCGGCTCCTGGAAGCCGCCGCCGGACACCTGACCTCGGACGTGGAGTTCGGGGACACGGCCTGGTCCAACGAACTCGTCCTGCACGTCATCGAGTTCAAGACCAACGGCCCGGCCCCCAGCCTGGAAGGGCTCTCGGAACGCTTCGCCGCCGACGTGGCCCGGGCCAACGGCCTGCTGGCGCCCATCGGCGGCCAGCTCATGCCCGGCGGGGCCCATCCCTGGATGGACCCGAACCGGGAGACCGAACTCTGGCCCCACGAGTACAACGCGGTCTACGCGGCCTTCAACCGCATCTTCAACTGCCAGGGCCACGGCTGGGCCAACCTCCAGAGCATGCACCTGAACCTGCCCTTCTCCGGCGACGAGGAGTTCGGCAGGCTGCACGCGGCCATCCGCCTCATCCTGCCCATTCTCCCCGCGCTCTCCGCCAGCACGCCGATCCTGGACGGCAGCCCCACCGGCCTGGCCGACAGCCGCATGGAGGCCTACCGCCACAACTCCGAACGCATCCCCCAGGTGGCGGGGCTGGTGGTGCCCGAACGGGCCTTCACCCGTCGGGAGTACGAGAAGCGCATCCTCAAGCCCATGTTCAAGGCCATCCGCCCCCATGACAAGGAGGGCGTCCTGCGCCACGAGTGGCTCAACGCCCGGGGAGCCATCGCCCGCTTCGAGCGCGACGCCGTCGAGATCCGCGTCCTGGACACCCAGGAGTGCCCGGCCGCGGACCTGGCCGTGGCCGCCCTGGCCGTGGCCGCCATCCGCGCCGTGGCCGCCGAGACCTGGCAGGACTGGGCCGACCAGAAGAAATGGGAGGCCGAGCCCCTGGCCCGAATCCTGGAGAACGTCATCCGCGGCGGCCATCAGGCGGTCATCGACGACCCGGCCTACCTGCACGCCCTGGGCCTGACCAACCGCCGCTCCTGCAAGGCCTCGGAGATCTGGCTGTTCATGGCCAAGAACGCCCTGCCCACCGACGGCTTCGACCCGGCCTGGCGCAAACCCCTGGAACTCCTGCTGACCAAGGGCACGCTCTCGTCCCGCCTGCTGGCGCGCCTGAACGGCGATCCGCGCCGCGAACGTCTGCGGGAGGTCTACGCCGAACTCTGCGCCTGCCTGGCGGAAAACCGGCCCTTCGAATCCTGA
- a CDS encoding RimK family protein: MILTVIENPEDCPLTLSGIEPVAARTYLSDASFSSLKGAKVFNFCQSYRYQSLGYYVSLLAEARKHKPVPSVTTIQDLKSMGIISLASDELDELIVKLLDGRALRKFSLNIYFGRTQKKGLEPLASRLFKFFPAPFLRADFNHSCADWYLQNVSPLSMKDIPKKELPFASEVASEYLAGKKLVIPKRSPAPYDLAILQDPAEKRPPSDQKALKRFAKAAESLGMGVEFITRDDSRRLSEFDALFIRETTNVDHHTYRMARKAAEEGLVVIDDPESILRCSNKVFLAELLGRHKVATPRTIIVHSKNVEQALQDFGLPCILKQPDSSFSQGVVMACDREGLMEGAKAMLKRSDLVIAQEYLPSDYDWRVGVLDGRPLFVCKYWMAGDHWQIVRTGKDGSDVYGKAESLPVGKAPKAVIRTALKAAGLIGDGLYGVDLKMVDGRVYVMEVNDNPNIDNGVEDEILGEELYLRLMEVFLRRVENKKALGGSL, encoded by the coding sequence TTGATCCTGACCGTCATCGAAAATCCTGAGGACTGTCCGCTCACGCTCTCGGGCATCGAGCCCGTGGCCGCGAGAACCTATCTTTCCGACGCCTCCTTCTCCTCGCTCAAGGGAGCCAAGGTCTTCAACTTCTGCCAGTCCTACCGCTACCAGAGCCTGGGCTACTACGTCTCGCTGCTGGCCGAGGCCCGCAAGCACAAGCCCGTGCCCAGCGTGACCACCATCCAGGATCTGAAGTCCATGGGCATCATCAGCCTGGCCTCGGACGAACTGGACGAACTCATCGTCAAGCTCCTGGACGGCCGGGCCCTGCGCAAGTTCTCCCTGAACATCTACTTCGGCCGGACCCAGAAGAAGGGCCTGGAGCCCCTGGCCTCCCGGCTGTTCAAGTTCTTTCCCGCGCCGTTCCTGCGCGCGGACTTCAACCACTCCTGCGCCGACTGGTATCTCCAGAACGTCTCGCCCCTGTCCATGAAGGACATTCCCAAGAAGGAGCTGCCCTTCGCCTCGGAGGTGGCCTCGGAATACTTGGCGGGCAAGAAGCTGGTCATCCCCAAGCGTTCGCCCGCGCCCTACGACCTGGCCATTCTCCAGGATCCGGCCGAGAAGCGGCCGCCCTCGGACCAGAAGGCCCTCAAGCGCTTCGCCAAGGCCGCCGAGTCCCTGGGCATGGGCGTGGAGTTCATCACCCGCGACGACTCGCGGCGGCTCTCGGAGTTCGACGCCCTGTTCATCCGCGAGACCACCAACGTGGACCACCACACCTACCGCATGGCCCGCAAGGCGGCCGAAGAGGGGCTGGTGGTCATCGACGACCCCGAATCCATCCTGCGCTGCTCGAACAAAGTTTTCCTGGCCGAGCTGCTGGGCCGTCACAAGGTCGCCACCCCCCGGACCATCATCGTGCATTCCAAGAACGTGGAGCAGGCGCTCCAGGACTTCGGCCTGCCCTGCATCCTCAAGCAGCCCGACAGCTCCTTCTCCCAGGGAGTGGTCATGGCCTGCGACCGCGAGGGCCTCATGGAGGGCGCCAAGGCCATGCTCAAACGCTCGGACCTGGTCATCGCCCAGGAGTACCTACCCTCGGACTACGACTGGCGCGTGGGCGTGCTCGACGGCCGCCCGCTCTTCGTCTGCAAGTACTGGATGGCCGGGGATCACTGGCAGATCGTGCGCACCGGCAAGGACGGCAGCGACGTCTACGGCAAGGCCGAGAGCCTGCCCGTGGGCAAGGCCCCCAAGGCCGTGATCCGCACCGCGCTCAAGGCCGCCGGACTCATCGGCGACGGCCTCTACGGCGTGGACCTGAAGATGGTCGACGGCCGGGTCTACGTCATGGAAGTGAACGACAACCCCAACATCGACAACGGCGTCGAGGACGAAATCTTGGGCGAGGAACTGTACCTGCGGCTCATGGAGGTCTTCCTGCGCCGCGTCGAGAACAAGAAGGCCCTGGGGGGCTCCCTGTGA